A genomic stretch from Xenopus laevis strain J_2021 chromosome 6S, Xenopus_laevis_v10.1, whole genome shotgun sequence includes:
- the ttr.S gene encoding transthyretin-like isoform X2, with amino-acid sequence MASLKSFLLLALLAIVSEAAPPGHSSHGETDSKCPLMVKVLDAVRGIPAGNLLVNVFRQTDGNWELITSGKTTELGEIHNLTTDEQFTEGVYKIEFATKAFWGKLGLSPFHEYVDVVFTANDAGHRHYTIAVMLTPYSFSSTAIVSEPHDDLQ; translated from the exons ATGGCTTCTCTCAAGTCTTTTCTGCTGTTAGCCCTGCTGGCAATTGTCTCAGAGGCTGCACCACCG GGACATTCGTCCCATGGTGAGACAGACTCCAAGTGCCCCCTTATGGTAAAAGTATTGGATGCAGTGAGAGGAATCCCCGCTGGCAATTTGCTAGTGAACGTTTTCAGGCAGACAGACGGAAACTGGGAGCTGATCACTAGTGG GAAAACCACCGAGCTTGGAGAAATCCATAATCTCACCACAGACGAACAATTCACAGAAGGAGTCTACAAAATTGAATTCGCGACAAAGGCTTTCTGGGGAAAACTTGGCCTTTCTCCATTCCATGAATACGTTGAT GTGGTGTTCACAGCTAATGATGCCGGGCATCGCCACTACACTATTGCGGTTATGCTGACCCCCTACTCCTTCTCGTCCACTGCTATTGTCAGCGAACCACACGATGATCTGCAATGA